From bacterium, a single genomic window includes:
- the pabB gene encoding aminodeoxychorismate synthase component I — MALPSSNMHTAVVAQPVPIDGEPEAAWREVVHSLSPGQRWWLDSAQAGPPLGRWSFAGAHPYATLRCFGELGELDVHRPVRPDWPGFGRHRHVGPALEWLSELAPPPPRKPLELPFSAGAVGVFGYELAEQLDRVELRGQDDLALPDVCLQWVDRVWAFDHLEGRLWAVGCGFDRDLGRAGERANEAAGALRAADAESPSSRSASESEPVRVPDPSHDIHAYAKATDFLLERIGAGDLYQACLTRRESHALECSPWQMYLRLRGRNPAPFGAFLELPDVAVLGSSPERFLQVKADGWAESRPIKGTRPRGANPRADRDYRKELANSPKDRAENLMIVDLVRNDLGRVCEFGSIHVPELMAVEAYASVFQMVSTVRGRLAPGRGALDAFAAAFPPGSMTGAPKIAAMNLLAGLEPVRRGFYAGALGYLDVTGACDFSVVIRTGFAKDGLLHLHTGGGIVADSNAADEWDETTDKTRPLLDALRKANACAE, encoded by the coding sequence TTGGCCCTCCCTTCCTCGAACATGCATACGGCCGTCGTCGCTCAGCCGGTTCCCATCGACGGGGAGCCCGAGGCTGCGTGGCGGGAAGTCGTTCATTCGCTTTCTCCCGGCCAGCGCTGGTGGCTCGATAGTGCCCAGGCTGGCCCGCCGCTCGGACGTTGGTCATTTGCCGGCGCGCACCCTTACGCCACCCTGCGTTGCTTTGGTGAGCTGGGCGAGCTCGATGTGCATCGTCCGGTTCGGCCCGATTGGCCCGGCTTCGGGCGCCATCGGCATGTCGGCCCGGCACTCGAATGGCTTTCCGAACTCGCACCGCCTCCGCCGCGGAAGCCTCTTGAGCTCCCGTTCAGCGCCGGTGCCGTGGGGGTGTTCGGCTATGAGTTGGCGGAGCAACTCGACCGGGTGGAGCTTCGCGGGCAGGACGATCTCGCTCTGCCCGATGTCTGTCTGCAATGGGTGGATCGGGTCTGGGCGTTCGACCATCTCGAGGGCCGGCTCTGGGCCGTGGGCTGCGGCTTCGATCGCGACCTTGGCCGGGCTGGCGAGCGCGCCAACGAAGCGGCAGGCGCGCTTCGCGCAGCAGACGCGGAGAGCCCGTCCAGCCGATCCGCGAGCGAGTCCGAGCCCGTCCGCGTTCCCGATCCCAGCCACGATATCCACGCCTACGCGAAGGCGACGGATTTCCTTCTCGAACGCATCGGGGCCGGCGACCTGTATCAGGCTTGCCTCACCCGGCGCGAATCACACGCCCTCGAGTGTTCGCCTTGGCAGATGTACCTCCGCCTTCGGGGCCGCAACCCGGCGCCGTTCGGTGCGTTCCTCGAGCTACCGGATGTCGCTGTCCTGGGGAGCTCGCCTGAGCGCTTCTTGCAGGTCAAGGCGGACGGCTGGGCGGAGAGTCGGCCGATCAAGGGAACCCGCCCGCGCGGCGCGAATCCGCGGGCCGATCGCGACTACCGCAAGGAACTCGCGAACTCGCCCAAGGATCGCGCCGAGAACCTGATGATCGTCGATCTGGTGCGAAACGATCTGGGCCGCGTCTGCGAGTTCGGCAGCATCCACGTTCCCGAACTGATGGCGGTCGAGGCCTATGCGAGCGTGTTCCAGATGGTTTCCACCGTGCGCGGCCGCCTGGCGCCGGGTCGGGGCGCGTTGGATGCATTCGCTGCAGCGTTTCCGCCCGGTTCGATGACCGGGGCACCCAAGATTGCCGCCATGAACCTCCTCGCCGGGCTCGAGCCCGTGCGTCGCGGCTTCTATGCAGGAGCGCTCGGCTATCTGGATGTCACGGGCGCCTGCGACTTCTCCGTCGTCATCCGCACCGGCTTCGCCAAGGATGGCCTTCTTCATCTGCACACAGGCGGCGGGATCGTTGCCGATTCCAACGCCGCCGACGAATGGGATGAAACCACCGACAAGACCCGTCCGCTTCTGGATGCTCTCCGCAAAGCGAACGCATGCGCGGAGTGA
- a CDS encoding HAD-IIB family hydrolase translates to MRGVIRLIALDVDGTLAHRGDEVSSATREALHRAHAEGVEVVIATGRRFRTTQRVIDHLGLAVASVTLGGALVKDAEGATIHRRALSAAELKDVASAYREVGVSGVGQRDGHADGGPDFVIDGALPWNGWTSRYAEKNREWCEWRKDLAAETRDDVIELCAFGTADELAAAAAEVRRRHPDRFESLILPLPADSSSGGGFFLEVRPPGTCKWTGLGALLETRGLAGREVCAVGDERNDLSMIRGAGLGVAMANGHPEVHAAADWITGRHDEDGLVAVVERLLG, encoded by the coding sequence ATGCGCGGAGTGATTCGCCTGATCGCCCTGGATGTGGATGGCACGCTTGCCCATCGTGGTGACGAGGTGTCGTCGGCCACACGCGAGGCGCTGCACCGTGCCCACGCGGAGGGCGTGGAAGTCGTGATCGCGACCGGGCGCCGTTTCAGGACGACCCAGCGGGTGATCGACCACCTCGGCTTGGCGGTTGCGTCGGTCACGTTGGGGGGTGCCCTCGTCAAGGATGCGGAGGGAGCGACGATCCATCGCAGGGCGCTCTCGGCGGCTGAGTTGAAGGATGTCGCAAGCGCCTATCGGGAGGTCGGCGTCTCCGGGGTGGGACAACGGGACGGCCATGCGGACGGAGGGCCGGATTTCGTGATCGACGGAGCCCTCCCGTGGAACGGCTGGACCTCCCGGTACGCAGAGAAGAACCGGGAATGGTGCGAGTGGCGGAAAGACCTGGCAGCCGAGACGCGCGACGATGTGATCGAATTATGCGCTTTCGGAACTGCCGACGAACTCGCAGCGGCCGCAGCGGAGGTTCGCCGCCGGCACCCCGACCGATTCGAATCGCTCATCCTGCCACTCCCGGCCGATTCCTCTAGCGGCGGCGGCTTCTTTCTCGAAGTCCGCCCGCCGGGTACCTGCAAATGGACCGGTCTCGGGGCGCTCCTCGAAACTCGTGGCTTGGCGGGGCGCGAGGTCTGCGCGGTTGGCGATGAGCGCAACGATCTCAGCATGATCCGCGGGGCAGGTCTGGGTGTGGCGATGGCCAACGGCCATCCGGAGGTTCACGCCGCCGCGGATTGGATCACGGGCCGCCATGATGAGGATGGGCTGGTCGCCGTGGTCGAGCGCCTCCTGGGGTAG